The DNA window AAATCGATCCGGTCCGGTATCGTCCCCAGCTGCAGATCTACCAGAACTTTATCCACGCCCGCCAGAAAGCCGAAGGCGGCTGGACCTACGGCCGCCAGGGCAGCGATCGCGGCGATACCTCGCAAACGCAGTATTCGGTGCTGGCGATGTGGACGCTGGAAAACGCCGGCTTGCGTTCGCCCACCGAGCGGATCGAAGGCGTCGCCAACTGGTTGCTCCGCGTGCAATCGAAAAACGGAGCCTTTCAGTATCAGCCGTATATCCCCGAAACCTGGATGGGGAACGACAATGACGCAACCTCATTGACCCTCTGCGGCGCCGGCATGGGCAGCATTTATATCTGCTGCGACATGCTGGGCATTGCCTCGGAAAAACTCGATACGGGCCTGAAACTGCCCCCGGCTTTGACCTTTGTCAAAGAAGAAGAGGCCCTGCAGAAACGTACGCCTACCGGGCGCGTGCCGTTGAATGTTGTCCGCAACAGCCAGGCCGCCGGCGCCCGGTATGTGGCCGGCAACTGGAAAGCGGATTCCGAAGAATGGAGCATGTACTGTCTGTACGCTTATGAACGTTACTTCAGTTTCCGCGAACTGGCCGAGGGCGACGGCAATCTGGAACCGGTCTGGTACAACAAGGGCGTTGAACATCTCAAGAAGAAACAGACGGAAGACGGCAGCTGGACCGTTGGCAGCTCGCCGCATGGCGCCCAGACCGCCTTTGGCATTCTGTTCCTGACCCGCAGCACCAAAAAAGCGATCGGCAAGGCGATCCTCAACGAAGGGGTGATGCGCGGCGGACTCGGGCTGTCGGGCGACACCAGCCAGGTGCGCATGAGAAACGGTCGCGTGGTCGCCGTGCCGGTCGCCAAATCGTTCGACGATCTGATGACCCTTCTCGACGATCCGGCCAGCGGCGAACTCGATATTCTGGCCAGCTTTCCCGATCAGATTGAGATTTCCCAGGACCCGGCCCAGTACGCCCGGAACGCGGCCCGCCTGCGCGGGTTCGCCGCGCATGAATCGTTCGAGGTTCGGCTGGTGGCGATGCGAGCGCTGGCCAAAACGGGCGACCTGGATAATGTGCCGGCCCTGCTTTACGCCCTGAGCGATCCGGACTGGCGCGTGGTGAAAGAAGCCCGCGACGGTTTACGCTTTATGAGCCGGAATATCGACGGCTACGGTCTGACGTCGAAATCCAGCGCCGTGGAACGGAAGCAGATTGAGAACAAATGGCGGGACTGGTACCGCTCGATCCGCCCCGACGCTGACATTTAAGGACGTCCCCCCGCGGCAGGAAATTGTCGTCGTTCTGTTTCGCGGTTGCCGGAGTTTTCGGCTAAAATAAGCAGCTTGCCTGCGGCCCGGATGGGCTCAACCTGCCCGTGTTTGATCCTTTGTCATTCCTTCAGAAATAACCGGCTGTGGCGACTTCTGCATCTTCTTCCAACTCGCCGCGCCGCTGGGCTTCGCAGACGGGCGTTTCCAACTACGACCGGGTCGCGGGCCTGTTGCTGGCGTTGCTGGCCCTGCTCGGCCTGACGGTGACGCTGCTGTTCCTGGTCTGGTTGACGACGATCCTGCAGTTCAAAACCAAAGCGGTGCCGGTGGAATATATCCCCGAGCTGGGCGGCCGCGGAGCGGCTGCTGCGGGCGTTGCTCGCGATCTGGAAGAGCCCGGGATGGAAGAGCTGGCCGATGTGCAGGAACCGCAGATTTCCGACACGCTGGAGGCCGTGACCGACGCCGCTTCCTCCGTTTCCGGCGCCATTGAAGCGGTCGAAGGGAACGCCGCCCTGATGGGCTCTGGATCGGGCCTGGGCGACAGCCGCGCCGAAGGTCCCGGCGGCGAAGGCGATTCCGACGGCGTGCCCGAAGCGGAACGCTGGCAGATCAAATGGAGCACCAATAGCCGCCAGGCGTACGCCCAGCAGCTGGACTTTTTCAAGATCCACCTGGGGCTGATCGGCGGCGGACAAGCTCGCATCGATTACGCTTCCGATCTCTCCTCCGCCAAACCCAAAACGTATTCGGTCGCCAACGGCTCGCAGGAGAAGCGGCTGTACTTCAATTACGCCGGCGGACCGATGCGCGATCTCGACCTGAGCCTGCTGGAAGCGGCCGGGCTGAAGACCAAAGGCCGCGAACCGCTGCAGTTTTTCCCGCCGGAGACAACCGCCCGGCTGCTGCAGATTGAGCTGGCCAAGGCGGGACGACCGCTGGAAGAGATTCGCAAAACGGTCTTCGGCGTCCGCGGATCGGCCGGATCTTACGAGTTTTACGTGATCGAGCAGACCTTAGGCCGGCCCCGCGGATAGCAACCTCCGGGGTACAGGGCGCCGGTCCTTCGATATCTGCGTCCTCCGTCCCACCGAAGTCGCCGGCGATTAGCCGTTGCGGCTTGTGGAGGCGCCGTGCGAAGAGGGACTGCCGGGCTGGGTGTACTTGCGGATGATGGCGGTCAATTCGGCCTGATCAATCGGTTTCGCCAGGTAGTCGTCGCAGCCGATGCTCAGGCAGTGTTCCCGGTCGCCCCGCATGGCGCTGGCGGTCAAGGCGATGATGGGGATTCTGCAGCCCTGCTTGCGCAGCTGGGCGACTGTCTGGTAGCCGTCCATCTCGGGCATGTGCATGTCCATCAGGATTAAATCGTACGGCGCGTCGGGGTCGCAGTCGGCCATCCGCGCCAGCGCTTCGACGCCGTTGTTGGCGACCGTTACCTGGGCGTTATGCGATTCCAGCAGGCGGGTCAGCAGGAACTGAATGCCGCGGGTGTCCTCGGCCAGCAGGATCCGACAGGACAGATCCAGCGGGGCCGACGACGCGCTGTCGTCGGTGCGGGTGCGGGCCACTTCTTCGGCTCGAACGCGCGGGACGTCATCGAGAGGGCCGACGGCGATGCGGGCGGTGAAGGTACTGCCCTGCCCGACCTCGCTATGAACGGAGATATCGCCGCCTAGCGCCTGGGCCAGGCGTTTGCTGATCGCCAGTCCCAGTCCGGTGCCGCCGAAGCGACGGGTCGTGGATTCGTCGGCCTGGGTAAACGGCTGGAACAACCGCTCGGCTTCGTTGACGGAAACGCCCATGCCTGTATCCTTCACCTGGATCTCCAGTCGCGGCGGATCCTGCTCCAGCAGCATCGTGGTGACGTTGACGCCGCCGGTCGCCGTGAACTTGATGGCGTTGCCGATCAGGTTGATGAGAATCTGCCGCACGCGTACGGGATCGGTGAGGATCGTTTCCGGCATCGAGCTGGCGAAAGAGACTTCAAAATTGAGCCCGCTTTCTTCGGCGCGGGCGGCCATCAGATCGCACACATCCAGCAGCAGGTGCGTGGGCGAGGTGCGGGTGTGGTCAATCTCCAGCTTGCCGGCTTCAATTTTTGACAGGTCGAGAATATCGTTCACCAGCTCCGCCAGGTAATTCCCGCTGCGGCGGATAATCTGGAGCGACTTCCGCGGATCCGGCTGGGTTTCATTCGCCAGGAGCAGTTCGGTTAAACCCAGGATCGTCGTCATGGGGGTGCGGATCTCATGGCTCATGTTGGCCAGGAACGCGCTTTTGGCCGCGCTGGCGGCTTCCGCCGCGGCGCGTGCTTTTTCCAGTTCCTGCAGCGTATTCATCTGCATGGTGACGTCGTTCTGGATGCCGACAAAGTGCGTCAGGCGGTTCTCTTCGTCGCGGACGGCGGTCACCGTCAGATCGTTATAGAACGGTTCGCCGTTTTTCCTGTAGTTGAGCAGTACGGCCCGGTGGGTTTCGCCCGCCTGGATGGCGGCCCGCAACTCGTTAATTTGATTGCGGTCGGTTTCGGGTCCCTGCAGGAAACGACAGTTCTGGCCGATCACGTCGGCGGCCGCATAGCCGGTGATTTGTTCAAACCCGGCATTGGCGAAAATAATGGGTCGGTCTTCCTGCTGCACATCGACCAGCAGGACGCCGTTGACGGCCGAGGCAATCGCCTTTTCCTGCAGACGCTGCCATTGCTGCGCCTGGACCTGTTCGGTGATGTCGCGTTCAATTTTCGACACGCCGGCGAGCGCACCGCCCAGGTCGTAATATGGCGCCATCCCCAGCGAAACCCACAGCCGCTCGCCGTCTCTGCTTATGCGTTCTGTTTCAAAGCCGCGGATTCGCTCCCCTTTTTTCACCCGGGCGATCATCTGTCTGCTTTCTTCGACCCGTTCCGGCGGCAGGATGATCTCGATCGACTGACCGATCGCTTCCTCTTCTTTGTAGCCGTATAGGGTTTCCGCTCCTTTATTCCAGGAGAGGATGCGGTTCTCCAGATCGATCTGCAGGATGGCGTCGCCCGAGGTCTGCACGACCGAAGCCAGGCGTTTGGTTTCCGCCTCGGCCAGTTTGACCGCGCGCATGTCGATGAGGGTCAGCACTACGCCGTCGACCCGCGGGCCGGCCTGGTACGGCAACAATCGCAGCAGGTAGCTTTCTCCCTGGTTGTCGGTCGTTTCGTATTCGATCCGTTCTCCTGACTGCAGCACCTGTTCAATCTCGGCCAGCAGGGTGGGACGCTGCATGTTGTGGGCGAAGCTCTCGATCTTGCGGCCCAGATCCTGTGGCATCAGGTGAAAGACTTTGGTCATTCGCGGGGTAAATTTCCTGATGCACAGTTCGCGATCCAGGAAGATCACGCCGACATCGGTGCTGAGCAGCAGGTTATCCATGTCGTCGGTCATTTCCGTCAGCTCGGCGATTTTCCGCTGATGCTCGGCGTTGACCGTGTAGAGCTCTTCGTTGACGGAATGCAGCTCTTCATTTGTGCTCTGCAGCTCTTCGTTGGAAGCGATCAGCTCTTCATTGGCGGCCTGCAGTTCTTCGTTGCTGGTTTCCAGCTCTTCGATCACCGCATGCAGGTTCTCTTTGGTTACCCGAAGTTCCGACTCCAGCCCTTCGGTGTGGCGGGCGGTCGCCTCGTCGACGGGAATTTCGTCAGGAGTCGAAGCGGGGGCCGGCTGGTCGTCGTAAAAACTGACCAGCAGATGCGTCATGCCGCTCCGCTGGTCCTGGGTGGGCGCGACCTCCAGCGATAGCTGCCGCTGGACGTCCCCCTGCTGGATCCGCAGGCCGCTGTAACGCACCGTTTTTTGATCGTTCAGGGCATGCTGCAGGGCGCCCGCCAAAGTAGTGCGCAGCGACGGATCGATCAGCTGCAGCAGATGGGTGGAGGGTCGGCCGCCGCGGATGCGGAGATACGATTCCGCCCCGCCGAACGTATGCAGCAGCTCAAACTGCTGATCCACCAGCACGCTGGGCGGCATGAAACGGTTGAGCAACTGATCGTAGGTGCGGGCCAGGGAATCGGCCGGACGCGGCCCGGCCGGACGCATGGCGGTCGCCGAGCTTCCGGGCAGGTTCGTGTTGGACAGGGGCAGTCGCATGTCGCGGGGTAACTGACTGTCGCGGCGTTTTCGGTAAAGGCGCCAGTGCTTGTCGATCGGCTCAAATTCGTCCTCCAACTCGCCGGGCGTTTCACTGGGACCCAGCAGCAGGAAGCCCTGCGTCTTCAAGCCAAAGTGGAACAGCGACAGCGCCTTGCGCTGCGCCAGCGGCTGCAGGTAGATCAACAAGTTACGGCAGGAAACCAGATCCAGCCGCGTGAACGGAGCGTCGGCGATAATGCTATGCCGGGCGAAGACGACCATCTGTCGGATCGATTTGTCGACCAGAAACCCGTCGGCCGTTTCCTGGAAATATCTCTCTTTCCGCTCGGGCGAAACATCGACCAGCGACGACGGGCCGTACAGTCCCGCGCTAGCGGTCGCCAGGGAACCGCGATGGACATCGGTCGCAAAAATTTTGACAAGCCGCTTGATGTTCGCACTGGCCAGGGCTTCGTCGAACAGAATCGCCATGCTGTACGCCTCTTCGCCCGTGGCGCAGCCGGCGATCCAGACACGGATCTCGGCGTCGTCGTCGCGGGGCTCTTCGATCAGCGGCCGGATCACCTCTTGTTCCAGCCGGGCGAACGCTTCGCCGTCGCGGAAAAACCGGGTGACGCCAATCAGCAGGTCTTTGTACAGCAGGTTTCGTTCTTCGGACTCCGCCTGGAACAGCTTGCTGTAGTCTTCGATCTGCGGCACTCCCAGGATCGCCATGCGCCGCTCGATGCGGCGTTGTACCGTCGTTGGCTTGTACTGTGAAAAGTCGATGGCGTATTCGGCCCGCAGCAGACGAAAGATATGGTCGAGAGGGCCGTCTTTCCCCTGCAGCATGCAGTCTTCGGCCAGCGCTGACGGGCTGAGCCGATGATCCTTGTACCGCATGAGCGCTTCCGGAATCACATCCGGCGGGAGAATCAGATTCACCGTTCCCGTCTGCTGCGCGGCCAGCGGCATGCCGTCGAAACGGGCCGTATCCTCGCTCTGACAAATCACCAGTCCGCCGGCCTCGCTGATATCGACCACACCGCGGGAGCCGTCGCTGCCTGTGCCGGACAGGATCACGCCAATGGCCTGGGCGCCGACATCTTCCGCCAGCGAACGGAAGAAGTGATCGATCGGCAACGTAAAGCCGTGCCGGGGATCCTTGTCGGTCAGCAAGAGCCGGCCGTGGGAGATGATCATCTCTTTCTTGGGCGGGATCAGGTAGATCGCGTTCGGCTCGACTTCGACCCCGTTTTCCACCATCCGCACGGGCATACGGGTCTGGCGGCGGAGCAGGTGGTCCATCTGGGATTTAAAGTCCGGCGACAAGTGCTGCAGGACAATGAACGCCATCCCGGTGTCGATCGGAGTGGCCGCAAACATCCGTTCCAGGGCTTCCAGACCACCGGCCGAGGCGCCAACCCCGACGATAAAGAATGGGGATGCATTCTGTTCAGGGCTGGGGCTGTCGGGGGGCGTGCCGTCGGAGTCTTGCTCCGGGCATGAGCGATCTTGCTGCTCGGGCGGCTGGTCT is part of the Lignipirellula cremea genome and encodes:
- a CDS encoding chemotaxis protein CheB; its protein translation is MTDQPPEQQDRSCPEQDSDGTPPDSPSPEQNASPFFIVGVGASAGGLEALERMFAATPIDTGMAFIVLQHLSPDFKSQMDHLLRRQTRMPVRMVENGVEVEPNAIYLIPPKKEMIISHGRLLLTDKDPRHGFTLPIDHFFRSLAEDVGAQAIGVILSGTGSDGSRGVVDISEAGGLVICQSEDTARFDGMPLAAQQTGTVNLILPPDVIPEALMRYKDHRLSPSALAEDCMLQGKDGPLDHIFRLLRAEYAIDFSQYKPTTVQRRIERRMAILGVPQIEDYSKLFQAESEERNLLYKDLLIGVTRFFRDGEAFARLEQEVIRPLIEEPRDDDAEIRVWIAGCATGEEAYSMAILFDEALASANIKRLVKIFATDVHRGSLATASAGLYGPSSLVDVSPERKERYFQETADGFLVDKSIRQMVVFARHSIIADAPFTRLDLVSCRNLLIYLQPLAQRKALSLFHFGLKTQGFLLLGPSETPGELEDEFEPIDKHWRLYRKRRDSQLPRDMRLPLSNTNLPGSSATAMRPAGPRPADSLARTYDQLLNRFMPPSVLVDQQFELLHTFGGAESYLRIRGGRPSTHLLQLIDPSLRTTLAGALQHALNDQKTVRYSGLRIQQGDVQRQLSLEVAPTQDQRSGMTHLLVSFYDDQPAPASTPDEIPVDEATARHTEGLESELRVTKENLHAVIEELETSNEELQAANEELIASNEELQSTNEELHSVNEELYTVNAEHQRKIAELTEMTDDMDNLLLSTDVGVIFLDRELCIRKFTPRMTKVFHLMPQDLGRKIESFAHNMQRPTLLAEIEQVLQSGERIEYETTDNQGESYLLRLLPYQAGPRVDGVVLTLIDMRAVKLAEAETKRLASVVQTSGDAILQIDLENRILSWNKGAETLYGYKEEEAIGQSIEIILPPERVEESRQMIARVKKGERIRGFETERISRDGERLWVSLGMAPYYDLGGALAGVSKIERDITEQVQAQQWQRLQEKAIASAVNGVLLVDVQQEDRPIIFANAGFEQITGYAAADVIGQNCRFLQGPETDRNQINELRAAIQAGETHRAVLLNYRKNGEPFYNDLTVTAVRDEENRLTHFVGIQNDVTMQMNTLQELEKARAAAEAASAAKSAFLANMSHEIRTPMTTILGLTELLLANETQPDPRKSLQIIRRSGNYLAELVNDILDLSKIEAGKLEIDHTRTSPTHLLLDVCDLMAARAEESGLNFEVSFASSMPETILTDPVRVRQILINLIGNAIKFTATGGVNVTTMLLEQDPPRLEIQVKDTGMGVSVNEAERLFQPFTQADESTTRRFGGTGLGLAISKRLAQALGGDISVHSEVGQGSTFTARIAVGPLDDVPRVRAEEVARTRTDDSASSAPLDLSCRILLAEDTRGIQFLLTRLLESHNAQVTVANNGVEALARMADCDPDAPYDLILMDMHMPEMDGYQTVAQLRKQGCRIPIIALTASAMRGDREHCLSIGCDDYLAKPIDQAELTAIIRKYTQPGSPSSHGASTSRNG